A genome region from Passer domesticus isolate bPasDom1 chromosome 27, bPasDom1.hap1, whole genome shotgun sequence includes the following:
- the LOC135286615 gene encoding olfactory receptor 6Y1-like translates to MGGRNETKVMYFILLGFPTTGELQLLLFSALLLAYLLTVLENFLVILIIRNNHSLQKPMYFFLGNLSFLEIWYVSVIEPKMIIDVLSHDKRISLQGCLAQLHFFVTFVCTEYVLLAVMAYDRVVAICKPLRYPLIMSHKLCAQLVAACWVCGLTTSSIKLSFIAQLSFCDVDKINHYFCDISPLLNISCSDSSLAELVDFTLALLVIMLPLCTVVASYICILFTVLKIPSSQGRQKAFSTCSSHLTVVILFYSTTLFTYAHPKLMYTYRANKLVSVLYTVLVPLLNPLIYCLRNKEVRVALRKTFTCRRDTKEIN, encoded by the coding sequence ATGGGTGGGAGGAATGAAACCAAAGTCATGTATTTCATTCTCCTGGGTTTTCCCACAACTGGTGAactgcagctgcttctcttctctgctttgCTTCTGGCTTATTTATTAACTGTGTTGGAAAACTTCCTTGTCATTCTCATCATCCGAAATAACCACAGCCTGCAAAAACCCATGTATTTCTTCCTAGGGAACCTGTCTTTCTTAGAGATCTGGTATGTTTCTGTCATTGAGCCAAAGATGATCATAGATGTCCTGTCTCATGACAAAAGGATCTCCttgcagggctgcctggcacagctgcatttctttgtgacttttgtttgcaCTGAGTATGTTCTGCTGGCTGTCATGGCCTACGACCGCGTTGTggccatctgcaaacccctcaGGTATCCCCTCATCATGAGCCACAagctctgtgctcagctggtgGCTGCCTGTTGGGTGTGTGGTTTGACCACCTCTTCCATCAAGCTGAGCTTTATAGCCCAGCTCTCGTTCTGTGATGTGGACAAAATCAATCATTATTTCTGTGACATTTCCCCCCTCCTGAACATCTCCTGCAGCGATTCCTCTCTGGCTGAGCTAGTGGACTTCACCTTGGCTCTGCTGGTCATCATGCTGCCTCTGTGCACTGTGGTGGCCTCCTATATCTGCATCCTGTTCACTGTGTTGAAGATTCCTTCTTCCCAGGGGAGGCAAAAGGCCTTTtccacctgcagctcccacctgaCCGTGGTGATTTTGTTCTACTCCACCACTCTCTTCACCTACGCCCACCCCAAGCTCATGTACACCTATCGTGCTAACAAgctggtgtcagttctgtacacTGTGCTTGTGCCACTTCTGAATCCTCTCATATATTGCCTTAGAAACAAAGAAGTCAGGGTTGCCCTGAGGAAGACTTTTACTTGCAGAAGAGACACCAAAGAAATCAACTGA
- the LOC135286614 gene encoding olfactory receptor 6B1-like isoform X2 has product MPQENETHIHEFILLGFPTTRELQALLFVLFLAMYLLTVTENIVIITLITTHPQLHKPMYFFLGHLAFLEACYISVTVPKLLLTLVVKNKSISFASCMAQLYFFIALVCTECVLLAAMAYDRYVAICTPLHYALAMGRRACLQLATGSWLLGFFIAVLKVFFIAQLSFCGPGVINHFFCDISPLLNLSCTQRRLAEMVDFISALFTLLIPLSVIIISYACIIRTVLLIPKAQNRMKAFSTCASHLAVVVIFFSATLFMYARPRSVNSRDLNKLVSIIYTIVTPLLNPCIYCLRNQEGSQNWSMVVGPSPA; this is encoded by the exons ATGCCACAAGAAAATGAAACCCACATCCATGAGTTCATCCTCTTGGGATTCCCTACCACCAGagagctccaggctctgctgtttGTACTTTTCCTCGCCATGTATTTGCTGACTGTCACCGAGAACATCGTTATCATCACTTTGATCACAACCCACCCCCAGCTCCACAAGCCCATGTACTTTTTCCTGGGCCACCTCGCTTTCCTAGAGGCCTGCTACATCTCAGTCACCGTCCCCAAGCTGCTGCTCACCTTGGTGGTGAAGAACAAGAGCATCTCCTTCGCAAGCTGCATGGCCCAGCTGTACTTTTTCATCGCCCTGGTGTGCACTGAGTGTGTCCTGCTGGCCGCCATGgcctacgaccgctacgtggcCATCTGCACCCCGCTGCACTACGCGCTCGCCATGGGCCGCagggcctgcctgcagctggccacGGGCTCCTGGCTGCTTGGCTTTTTCATCGCTGTGCTCAAGGTCTTCTTCATTGCCCAGCTCTCCTTCTGTGGGCCTGGGGTCATCAACCATttcttctgtgacatcagccCGCTGCTCAACCTCTCGTGCACCCAGCGGCGCCTTGCTGAGATGGTGGATTTCATCTCGGCCTTGTTTACTTTGCTGATCCCTCTCTCTGTCATCATAATTTCTTATGCCTGCATAATCAGAACTGTTTTGCTCATTCCCAAGGCCCAGAACAGGATGAAAGCCTTCTCTACCTGTgcttctcacctggctgtggtcgtCATTTTCTTCTCAGCCACCCTCTTCATGTACGCTCGGCCCAGGAGTGTGAACTCCAGGGATCTCAACAAGCTGGTTTCCATCATTTACACCATTGTCACCCCACTGCTGAACCCATGCATCTActgcctgaggaaccaggag GGATCCCAAAATTGGTCCATGGTAGTTGGACCCtcaccagcctga
- the LOC135286614 gene encoding olfactory receptor 6B1-like isoform X4, which translates to MPQENETHIHEFILLGFPTTRELQALLFVLFLAMYLLTVTENIVIITLITTHPQLHKPMYFFLGHLAFLEACYISVTVPKLLLTLVVKNKSISFASCMAQLYFFIALVCTECVLLAAMAYDRYVAICTPLHYALAMGRRACLQLATGSWLLGFFIAVLKVFFIAQLSFCGPGVINHFFCDISPLLNLSCTQRRLAEMVDFISALFTLLIPLSVIIISYACIIRTVLLIPKAQNRMKAFSTCASHLAVVVIFFSATLFMYARPRSVNSRDLNKLVSIIYTIVTPLLNPCIYCLRNQESFYIT; encoded by the exons ATGCCACAAGAAAATGAAACCCACATCCATGAGTTCATCCTCTTGGGATTCCCTACCACCAGagagctccaggctctgctgtttGTACTTTTCCTCGCCATGTATTTGCTGACTGTCACCGAGAACATCGTTATCATCACTTTGATCACAACCCACCCCCAGCTCCACAAGCCCATGTACTTTTTCCTGGGCCACCTCGCTTTCCTAGAGGCCTGCTACATCTCAGTCACCGTCCCCAAGCTGCTGCTCACCTTGGTGGTGAAGAACAAGAGCATCTCCTTCGCAAGCTGCATGGCCCAGCTGTACTTTTTCATCGCCCTGGTGTGCACTGAGTGTGTCCTGCTGGCCGCCATGgcctacgaccgctacgtggcCATCTGCACCCCGCTGCACTACGCGCTCGCCATGGGCCGCagggcctgcctgcagctggccacGGGCTCCTGGCTGCTTGGCTTTTTCATCGCTGTGCTCAAGGTCTTCTTCATTGCCCAGCTCTCCTTCTGTGGGCCTGGGGTCATCAACCATttcttctgtgacatcagccCGCTGCTCAACCTCTCGTGCACCCAGCGGCGCCTTGCTGAGATGGTGGATTTCATCTCGGCCTTGTTTACTTTGCTGATCCCTCTCTCTGTCATCATAATTTCTTATGCCTGCATAATCAGAACTGTTTTGCTCATTCCCAAGGCCCAGAACAGGATGAAAGCCTTCTCTACCTGTgcttctcacctggctgtggtcgtCATTTTCTTCTCAGCCACCCTCTTCATGTACGCTCGGCCCAGGAGTGTGAACTCCAGGGATCTCAACAAGCTGGTTTCCATCATTTACACCATTGTCACCCCACTGCTGAACCCATGCATCTActgcctgaggaaccaggag TCCTTCTACATTACATGA
- the LOC135286614 gene encoding olfactory receptor 6B1-like isoform X1: MPQENETHIHEFILLGFPTTRELQALLFVLFLAMYLLTVTENIVIITLITTHPQLHKPMYFFLGHLAFLEACYISVTVPKLLLTLVVKNKSISFASCMAQLYFFIALVCTECVLLAAMAYDRYVAICTPLHYALAMGRRACLQLATGSWLLGFFIAVLKVFFIAQLSFCGPGVINHFFCDISPLLNLSCTQRRLAEMVDFISALFTLLIPLSVIIISYACIIRTVLLIPKAQNRMKAFSTCASHLAVVVIFFSATLFMYARPRSVNSRDLNKLVSIIYTIVTPLLNPCIYCLRNQEVKDTLLKVLCSRTALSRVSASDH; encoded by the coding sequence ATGCCACAAGAAAATGAAACCCACATCCATGAGTTCATCCTCTTGGGATTCCCTACCACCAGagagctccaggctctgctgtttGTACTTTTCCTCGCCATGTATTTGCTGACTGTCACCGAGAACATCGTTATCATCACTTTGATCACAACCCACCCCCAGCTCCACAAGCCCATGTACTTTTTCCTGGGCCACCTCGCTTTCCTAGAGGCCTGCTACATCTCAGTCACCGTCCCCAAGCTGCTGCTCACCTTGGTGGTGAAGAACAAGAGCATCTCCTTCGCAAGCTGCATGGCCCAGCTGTACTTTTTCATCGCCCTGGTGTGCACTGAGTGTGTCCTGCTGGCCGCCATGgcctacgaccgctacgtggcCATCTGCACCCCGCTGCACTACGCGCTCGCCATGGGCCGCagggcctgcctgcagctggccacGGGCTCCTGGCTGCTTGGCTTTTTCATCGCTGTGCTCAAGGTCTTCTTCATTGCCCAGCTCTCCTTCTGTGGGCCTGGGGTCATCAACCATttcttctgtgacatcagccCGCTGCTCAACCTCTCGTGCACCCAGCGGCGCCTTGCTGAGATGGTGGATTTCATCTCGGCCTTGTTTACTTTGCTGATCCCTCTCTCTGTCATCATAATTTCTTATGCCTGCATAATCAGAACTGTTTTGCTCATTCCCAAGGCCCAGAACAGGATGAAAGCCTTCTCTACCTGTgcttctcacctggctgtggtcgtCATTTTCTTCTCAGCCACCCTCTTCATGTACGCTCGGCCCAGGAGTGTGAACTCCAGGGATCTCAACAAGCTGGTTTCCATCATTTACACCATTGTCACCCCACTGCTGAACCCATGCATCTActgcctgaggaaccaggaggtAAAGGACACTTTACTGAAGGTCTTGTGTAGCAGGACTGCACTCTCCAGAGTTTCTGCCTCTGATCACTAA
- the LOC135286614 gene encoding olfactory receptor 6B1-like isoform X3, whose translation MPQENETHIHEFILLGFPTTRELQALLFVLFLAMYLLTVTENIVIITLITTHPQLHKPMYFFLGHLAFLEACYISVTVPKLLLTLVVKNKSISFASCMAQLYFFIALVCTECVLLAAMAYDRYVAICTPLHYALAMGRRACLQLATGSWLLGFFIAVLKVFFIAQLSFCGPGVINHFFCDISPLLNLSCTQRRLAEMVDFISALFTLLIPLSVIIISYACIIRTVLLIPKAQNRMKAFSTCASHLAVVVIFFSATLFMYARPRSVNSRDLNKLVSIIYTIVTPLLNPCIYCLRNQEAKKNGTRVKHLI comes from the coding sequence ATGCCACAAGAAAATGAAACCCACATCCATGAGTTCATCCTCTTGGGATTCCCTACCACCAGagagctccaggctctgctgtttGTACTTTTCCTCGCCATGTATTTGCTGACTGTCACCGAGAACATCGTTATCATCACTTTGATCACAACCCACCCCCAGCTCCACAAGCCCATGTACTTTTTCCTGGGCCACCTCGCTTTCCTAGAGGCCTGCTACATCTCAGTCACCGTCCCCAAGCTGCTGCTCACCTTGGTGGTGAAGAACAAGAGCATCTCCTTCGCAAGCTGCATGGCCCAGCTGTACTTTTTCATCGCCCTGGTGTGCACTGAGTGTGTCCTGCTGGCCGCCATGgcctacgaccgctacgtggcCATCTGCACCCCGCTGCACTACGCGCTCGCCATGGGCCGCagggcctgcctgcagctggccacGGGCTCCTGGCTGCTTGGCTTTTTCATCGCTGTGCTCAAGGTCTTCTTCATTGCCCAGCTCTCCTTCTGTGGGCCTGGGGTCATCAACCATttcttctgtgacatcagccCGCTGCTCAACCTCTCGTGCACCCAGCGGCGCCTTGCTGAGATGGTGGATTTCATCTCGGCCTTGTTTACTTTGCTGATCCCTCTCTCTGTCATCATAATTTCTTATGCCTGCATAATCAGAACTGTTTTGCTCATTCCCAAGGCCCAGAACAGGATGAAAGCCTTCTCTACCTGTgcttctcacctggctgtggtcgtCATTTTCTTCTCAGCCACCCTCTTCATGTACGCTCGGCCCAGGAGTGTGAACTCCAGGGATCTCAACAAGCTGGTTTCCATCATTTACACCATTGTCACCCCACTGCTGAACCCATGCATCTActgcctgaggaaccaggag